In Gemmatimonadota bacterium, the following are encoded in one genomic region:
- a CDS encoding D-2-hydroxyacid dehydrogenase gives MVRTLIGSRYSEDVEALLEGAPSEVEVIFLPEGEKQADYLPGMEVLFGRLSESDFDYADALKWVQQPHAGAEGHLYEKFKNSDIVLTNAGGLFGPQIAEHGFALLLALTRQIHTQLAFMKRKHWERVPCLELAGMTMGIIGLGGIGRAIADRAKAFEFRVIAVDPEDMDCPDSVDRLEKMDYLPELMSQSNVVMVCCPSTAETHKMLSGDMFGRLMEGSLLVNVSRGKVVDEEAMIAALRSGKLAGIGLDVTYTEPCPEDSPLWTEPNVILTSHSAGSSQHIRRRAMVRFVDNLHRYVRGEALQNVVDKVKGY, from the coding sequence ATGGTTCGCACATTGATTGGCAGTCGGTATTCAGAGGATGTTGAGGCGTTGTTAGAAGGTGCGCCTTCTGAGGTTGAGGTGATTTTTTTGCCGGAGGGGGAAAAGCAGGCTGATTATCTACCGGGTATGGAAGTGCTTTTTGGACGGCTTTCCGAATCCGATTTTGATTATGCAGATGCGTTGAAATGGGTTCAGCAGCCCCATGCGGGTGCCGAAGGGCATTTGTATGAAAAATTTAAGAATAGCGATATTGTGTTGACCAATGCGGGGGGATTGTTCGGTCCCCAGATTGCAGAGCATGGGTTTGCACTTTTGCTGGCGTTGACGCGGCAGATTCACACGCAGTTGGCGTTTATGAAGCGCAAGCACTGGGAGCGCGTGCCGTGTTTGGAACTGGCGGGTATGACGATGGGTATTATTGGTTTGGGGGGTATTGGACGGGCGATTGCAGACCGCGCAAAGGCGTTTGAGTTTCGGGTTATTGCTGTCGATCCAGAGGATATGGATTGTCCCGATTCTGTGGATCGGCTGGAAAAGATGGATTATTTACCCGAACTTATGTCGCAGTCCAATGTGGTTATGGTGTGTTGTCCCAGTACGGCTGAAACGCATAAGATGCTGTCTGGTGACATGTTTGGCCGGTTGATGGAGGGGAGTTTGCTCGTCAATGTGAGTCGGGGAAAGGTGGTGGATGAGGAGGCTATGATTGCGGCGTTGCGGTCGGGTAAACTGGCGGGTATTGGGCTGGATGTGACTTATACGGAACCCTGTCCGGAAGATAGTCCGCTGTGGACCGAACCCAATGTGATTTTGACATCGCATAGCGCGGGGTCTTCGCAACATATTCGGAGGCGTGCTATGGTGCGGTTTGTGGATAATCTGCACAGGTATGTACGGGGTGAGGCGCTGCAGAATGTGGTGGATAAGGTGAAGGGGTATTAG
- a CDS encoding YkgJ family cysteine cluster protein has product MSDSLLQIASPILPEETRARLNAVYAQVPAVSCTGCDAPGSCCELTDAEYDDDFATMYPLYAVEYINIIDYVRSHFDPQKQRELLNTVEERPRRCPFLTHEGGCSIHPARPLTCRTYGILNQVSQVNATAESARDQVPWQWISSFLSTERYTVCPKTRLQETDKVDAHMKAMVSLEYERELIYLSDTLNWLDADRRELFQQITKKTHPTRWTWGGFNALAQKPLKWVKRHFANLWKASFLGE; this is encoded by the coding sequence GTGAGTGATTCTCTACTACAAATCGCATCGCCAATTTTACCCGAAGAAACCCGCGCTCGCCTAAACGCAGTGTACGCACAGGTCCCCGCTGTATCGTGCACAGGTTGCGATGCACCGGGAAGCTGTTGCGAACTGACAGATGCCGAATACGACGATGATTTTGCAACCATGTATCCGCTCTACGCCGTCGAATACATCAACATCATAGATTATGTACGCTCGCACTTTGACCCCCAAAAACAGCGTGAATTGCTAAACACAGTCGAAGAACGCCCGCGCCGCTGTCCGTTCTTGACACATGAAGGCGGCTGCTCAATCCATCCGGCGCGTCCCCTGACCTGTCGCACCTATGGTATTTTGAACCAGGTATCACAGGTCAACGCCACGGCTGAATCCGCACGCGACCAGGTACCCTGGCAGTGGATATCTTCCTTCTTATCTACAGAGCGATACACCGTATGCCCAAAAACCAGATTACAAGAAACCGACAAAGTCGATGCACACATGAAGGCAATGGTATCCCTGGAATACGAGCGCGAATTGATCTATCTGTCTGACACACTCAACTGGTTGGACGCAGACCGCCGAGAACTATTCCAGCAAATAACAAAAAAAACCCACCCCACGCGGTGGACGTGGGGTGGGTTTAACGCACTCGCTCAAAAACCATTAAAATGGGTAAAACGCCACTTTGCAAACCTCTGGAAAGCATCGTTTTTGGGGGAGTAA